A genomic region of Thunnus albacares chromosome 4, fThuAlb1.1, whole genome shotgun sequence contains the following coding sequences:
- the golga7 gene encoding golgin subfamily A member 7 isoform X1 — protein MFINANIAILSNSVDGPSKTHSLQDLQQPAVFSKVFIQRDYSSGTICRFQTKFPSELESRLDKQQFEETIQTLNNLYAEAEKLGGKSYLEGCLACLTAYTIFLCMETHYEKVLKKIARYIKDQNEKIYAPRGLLLTDPIERGLRVVEITIFEDRSIGSGR, from the exons ATGTTTATAAATGCTAATATTGCCATACTTTCCAACAGCGTAGATGGGCCATCAAAA ACCCACAGCTTACAGGACCTCCAGCAGCCAGCTGTCTTCTCCAAGGTGTTTATCCAGAGAGACTACAGCTCAGGGACCATCTGCAGGTTCCAGACCAAGTTCCCTTCTGAACTTGAATCAAGG CTTGACAAACAGCAGTTTGAGGAGACCATCCAGACTCTAAACAACCTTTACGCAGAAGCAGAGAAACTAGGGGGGAAGTCCTACTTGGAGGGCTGCCTGGCCTGTCTCACTGCTTATACCATATTCCTCTGTATGGAGACACACTATGAAAAG GTGTTAAAGAAGATAGCCAGATATATTAAGGACCAGAATGAGAAGATATACGCTCCCAGAGGCTTGCTGCTCACTGACCCCATAGAGAGGGGTCTCAGAGTT